The window CCTTAAAGACAAAATTTGGTGGGCCGTGCTGGATTCGAACCAGCGACTCTCTGCTTAAAAGGCAGATACTCTACCTACTGAGTTAACGGCCCTATTTATCAGACCCTCCTGGGGTTTTCCCCTCACCCTGCCTATATAAAATACAGAATTCAAGGATTCTAAAGGTTGAAAACCCTTAAGAGCAGAAATCTTATAAAGGCCCAAATTTACCGTGAAGTATCTCCATGGTGAATTATAGCAGGGTACATTAAACTTTTAAAGCAAAAATTTCTTTGTCAACCCCCTTCACGATACCCAAGATACTGACTGATTTTATAAGAAAGTCATTAAAAAAGGGTCCAAAGATTCATCTCATAGGGGGTCTAGGGGTCCAGGATTCTAGTGAAAGACAAACCCCTTGAATCCTGTATCTTATGTGGGCTGGGGAGGAGGTGAACCTGCTAAATTTGACCTTGACAAGAGTAGAGATGGGGATTATTTTATTCAAGTTTCTTTGAAAAGGAATACTTCTTTTATATTCATTTATTCTTTTAATAAAAAGGGGGTGTTAAAAGTGGAGGGAAAGATCAGAGTGGCCATTGCGGGGGTGGGCAACTGTGCTAGTTCCCTAATTCAAGGGATTGAATATTATAGACATAGCGAGGAGGCCAACCCCCTGGGGTTGATGCACTGGGAGGTGGGGGGATATCTGCCAGGTGACATAGAGGTTGTCGCAGCGTTTGATATAGATGAGAGGAAGGTGGGTAGACCCCTTCATGAAACGATCTTTGCTCCTCCCAATTGTACCAAGGTTATCTGGGCTGACATGCCTCCCAGCCAAGTGATCGTGCAGATGGGGCCGGTGTTAGATGGGTTTTCCGAACATATGAAAGATTATCCAGAGCACAGGACCTTTGTGCTAGCAGATGAGAGGCCATGTGATGTGGTTAAGGTCCTGCAAGAGTCAGGGACTGAGATATTGATGAACTATATGCCTGTGGGGTCAGAGAAGGCCACTAGATTTTATGCCGAGTGCTGTCTGGAGACAGGGGTAAGTCTGATCAATTGTATGCCTGTCTTTATCGCCTCTGACCCGAATTGGGCCAAGCGGTTTGAGGAGAGAGGGATTCCTATTATCGGCGATGATGTCAAGTCTCAGTTAGGGGCGACGGTGTTACATCGCACCATAACGAGGCTCTTTGAAGAACGAGGGGTGAAATTAGAAAGGACGTACCAGTTGAACGTGGGTGGGAACACAGACTTCCTCAATATGCTTAGCCGTAGTCGTCTGATATCCAAGAAGATATCCAAGACCGAAGCGGTGCAATCGCAGTTGGACATCCCCTTGGATGATGAAAATATTCATATCGGCCCCAGTGATTATATACCTTGGCAGAATGATAATAAGGTATGTTTCATCCGCATGGAGGGGGCAGGGTTTGCTGGTGTACCGTTGAGCATTGAACTTCGCCTCTCTGTAGAGGATTCCCCCAACAGCGGAGGTATGACCATTGATGCCATCCGTTACTGCAAGATCGCTAGGGAACGGGGTGAAAAGGGAGTCTTAATTCCCATATCCGCCTATTCAATGAAGCATCCCCCGATTCAGATGGATGAGAAGGAGGCGAGGATGTTGATCGAGGAATTCCTGCTTGAGGGGGAGATGAAGGTGGGGGAGGAAATAAAGGAAGGGACCTTAGTTACCCGAGTGGCCTAGGGCTTTGACCCAGCCGGGCAAAAATGAGTGTAGCCCTTAGATCCGCGCCTGTGGGTTGACGTGGTAAATGGGGGAGAAAGGATTAAGAACTCTCTGGTGGGGGAGAGAACTTCCCCCCACCTTTTTACTTCACTTTACCGGGGTCCCGAAAGGGAGTTTATGGAGAGATTGTGGTCCAGAGAAAATTTGGGGATCGCCACCTTCCCCCTTATGGAGGAGGGGTTGGAAGGGTTTATGGCCCTCGCTGCCTCCCTCAGGTTAAAGTATGTGGAGATAAGGAGTGAAAGGCCTTATGCCTTACCCCAGGACATAGGCAAAAAAGAATCGGAGAGCATAGGGAAAAAGCTCGTCTCCCTTTCTCTGGAGCCCGTCATCCATAGTGCCGTCTACGACATCAACCTGGCCAGCCTGAACCCATTGATCAGAAGGGCATCCATCCGTCAGACGGTCGAGTCCATAAGGTTCGCCGCGAAGATTGGTGCAAAGATAGTGATCATCCACCCCGGTAGGCTCCCCAAGGATTACCCCCCGGCGTATCTGAAGAACTCCCGGATCAATCTCCTGACCAGTCTCAACGTGATGGCGAGGATGGCGGGCCGCATGGGGGTGATGCTTGCCATAGAGAACAGTCCGCGGGGGAGGGCTCATCGATTGGTCGCCAACCCCC of the Deltaproteobacteria bacterium genome contains:
- a CDS encoding sugar phosphate isomerase/epimerase — its product is MERLWSRENLGIATFPLMEEGLEGFMALAASLRLKYVEIRSERPYALPQDIGKKESESIGKKLVSLSLEPVIHSAVYDINLASLNPLIRRASIRQTVESIRFAAKIGAKIVIIHPGRLPKDYPPAYLKNSRINLLTSLNVMARMAGRMGVMLAIENSPRGRAHRLVANPQEHLYILKRLGSPHLGALLDLGHAHTWGLDLREYIRSLAEYILLFHLHDNRGGVDEHLPLGKGNLDLRGVGEQIQRLGKRLPLILSMRRKGDIEESIKFLERMGKGRGWGRILGKRGSLVTEVGG
- a CDS encoding inositol-3-phosphate synthase, which produces MLKVEGKIRVAIAGVGNCASSLIQGIEYYRHSEEANPLGLMHWEVGGYLPGDIEVVAAFDIDERKVGRPLHETIFAPPNCTKVIWADMPPSQVIVQMGPVLDGFSEHMKDYPEHRTFVLADERPCDVVKVLQESGTEILMNYMPVGSEKATRFYAECCLETGVSLINCMPVFIASDPNWAKRFEERGIPIIGDDVKSQLGATVLHRTITRLFEERGVKLERTYQLNVGGNTDFLNMLSRSRLISKKISKTEAVQSQLDIPLDDENIHIGPSDYIPWQNDNKVCFIRMEGAGFAGVPLSIELRLSVEDSPNSGGMTIDAIRYCKIARERGEKGVLIPISAYSMKHPPIQMDEKEARMLIEEFLLEGEMKVGEEIKEGTLVTRVA